In Deltaproteobacteria bacterium, the DNA window AAGACTTTCAATACGAGGTGGTTTCCCCCTGTTTTGCCAGGCAAAACAGGGGGAAACCACCTCGCGTTAAAAGTTTTTGGAGGGAGTCTGAGGGAACCTTTTTACAAAAAGGTTCCCTCAGTGCAATAAATCGTGGAGACGGTCGAGTGAAGAGCAAGGAGGAATTGAAGGAGGAGCTCGACGCCCTGCTCTCCGAGCGCGGGGCGCTCATGCTGGCCCACAACTACCAGCGCGACGAGATACAGGAGGCGGCGCACGTGACTGGCGACTCGCTGGCCCTTGCGCAGGCGGCGGCCGAGAGCGACGCGCCGGTGATAGTGCTCTGCGGCGTCCACTTCATGGCCGAGAGCGCCGCCATACTCTCGCCGGAGAAGACGGTCATACTGCCGCGCATGGACGCGGGCTGTCCCATGGCCGACATGATAACGGGCGAGGAGCTCGAGCGGGAGAAGCGCAAGCGTACCGGCGCCACGGTAGTGGCCTACGTGAACACGTCGGCCGAGGTCAAGGCCCGAAGCGACATCTGCTGCACGTCGGCCAACGCCGTGCGGGTCGTCGACTCGGTGGAGTCGGAGTCGGTCTACATGGTGCCGGACCGCAACCTGGCCCACTACATCTCGCGCTCGTCGAAGAAGAGGATGGAGTGGTGGAACGGCTTCTGTCCCACCCACGAGCGCCTCAAGGTCGAGCACGTGGCGGCGGCCAGGGAGAAGAACCCCGACGCCCTCTTCGTCTGCCACCCGGAGTGCAACCCGGCCGTGGTGGACATGGCCGACCACGTCTGCTCCACCTCGGGCATGTACCGCTTCTGCAGGGAGTCGAAGGCGCGCAGCTTCATCATCGGCACCGAGATGGGCATACTCTACAGGCTGAGAAAGGAGAACCCCGGAAAGGAGTTCATCCTCCCCTCCGACGTGCTCATCTGCCCCAACATGAAGCTCATAACCCTCGAGGACGTGGTGGAGAGCCTGCGGGAGATGAAAAACGTCGTCACCGTCGAAGAGCGGACGCGGACGAGGGCCATGGCGGCGCTCGAGCGCATGCTGGCCGTGCCGAGGGACTGACCGGGCGCAGAAAGTGAAGAAGGAAGGCGCGAAGGCCCCGGCGCCGCAGGCGCCGGGGCCTTCGCGCCTTCTCCGCTCAGGCGGCCCGCGCCGCCGCGCCCCCGCGGGCGCCGAAGAACTTGACCGCCTCCATCATCACAAGCGGAAGCGACGAGGCGGCGACTATTATGACCCAGTCCGAAACGCTCAGGGGCACGACCTTGAAGACGTCCTCGAGCCACGGCACGTAGACGAGCAGCGCCTGGGTGACCAGTATTACGAGGACCGCCACGTTGAGCACGCCGTTTGTGAAGGGCCCGATGGCGAATATCGACTCGGTCTCGCTGCGGCAGTTGAAGACGTGGAACTTCTGGCAGAAGACGAGTGTCGTGAAGGCCATGGTGCGGGCGTGATCGAGGGGCGAGCCGAACCAGTAGAGGTCGGCGGCGTAGACGGCGAGCGTGCAGGCCGCCATGAAAACGCCCTGGATGAGCATGACCCACATGAGCGAGGCCGTGACGATGCCCTCGTCCTTTCTCCTCGGTCTCCTCTCCATGACGCCCCTGTCCACGGGCTCCATGGCGAGCCCTATGGCCGGGAGCCCGTCGGTGACGAGGTTGGTCCACAGTATCTGCACGGGCAGCAGCGGAAAGGGCATGCCCGTGAGCGAGGCCGCCAGGATGGTCAGTATCTCGCCGATGTTGCAGGAGATGAGGAAGTGGACGACGCGGCGGATGTTGTCGAATATGCCGCGTCCCTCCTCGACGGCCGCCACGATGGAGGCGAAGTTGTCGTCGGTCAGGACCATGTCCGAGGCCTCCTTGGTCACGTCCGTGCCCGTTACGCCCATGGCTATGCCGATGTCGGCCTCCTTTAGCGCCGGCGCGTCGTTGACGCCGTCGCCCGTCATGGCGATGATCTCGCCGCGCTCCTTCCATGCCTTGACGATCTTGAGCTTGTGACCGGGGCTCACGCGGGCGTAGACCTTTATGCGCGCCAGCCGCGAGCCGTACTCCTCGTCGCTCATGGCGTCGAGCTCCGCTCCGGTGACGGCCTCGTCGCCCTCCTCCAGTATGCCGAGCTCCCTGGCCACGGCCATGGCCGTGAGCCTGTTGTCGCCCGTTATCATGATCGGCGTTATGCCGGCGCGGCGCGCCGCCTCGACGGCTTCGTAGACCTCCTTGCGCGGCGGGTCCATCATGCCCGCCAGGCCGAGGAAGACGAGGTCGTCTTCCACTCCCTCGGGGTCGTGGGGGTCGAGGGGTTCGGCCGAGAACCTCACGGCGAGGGCCAGCACCCGGAGGGCGCTCTCGGCGAAGACCTCGTTGGCCCGCAGTATGCCGGCCCTGCGCTCGTCGGTCATGGGGACCGGTCCGTCGGCGGTCATGACCTGTGTGCACAGCGGCACCATCCTCTCGGGCGCGCCCTTCACGTATGCGACGAATCCCTCCCGGCCGCGGTAAACGGCGGTCATCATCTTGCGGTCCGAGTCGAAGGGGATCTCGCCCACCGGGGTGAGGCCCTCGGAGGCGACGGCCCGGTCCACGCCGCCCTTCATGGCCATGCTCGCAAGGGCCCCCTCGGTGGGGTCGCCCACCACGCGCCAGGCCCCGCCCTCGTCGCGGCGCAGCTCCGAGCCGTTGCAGAGTACGGCGGCGCGCAGCGCCTCCCGCAGGACCGGGCACGAGGCCGCGTCGTACTGGCGCGAGTCGGCCACGAAGCGGCCCGTGGGGTCGTAGCCGGCGCCGGTGACGTCGAGCGTTACGCCCGTTGCGAGGTAGAGCTTCTTCACAGTCATCTGGTTCTGCGTGAGCGTGCCCGTCTTGTCGGAGGCTATTATCGACGCAGACCCGAGGGTCTCAACCGACGGCAGCTTCCTTATGAGCGCGTGGCGGCGCACCATGCGCTGCACCCCGAGGGCGAGCACTATGGTGACCACCGCCGGAAGGCCCTCGGGTATGGCGGCCACGGCGAGGCTCACGGCGGTGAGGAACATCTCGAGCACGTCGTCGCCTCTGAGCACGCCGAGCAGGAAGATGACCACGCATATGGCGCCGGCGGCGTAGACGAGGAGCCTTCCGAACTCGGCGAGGCGTCTCTGCAGCGGCGTGGGCTCGCGCTTCACCTCCTCGAGCATGCGGGCCACCTTGCCCATCTCGGTGGCCATGCCCGTGGCCGTCACCACGGCCCGGCCCCTGCCGTAGACCACCGTGGTCCCCAGGTAGGCGCAGCAGGTGCGCTCGGCAAGGGGCCGCTCGCCGTCGAGCGGCGCCGCGTCCTTCTCCACGGCGTGGGACTCGCCGGTGAGCGCCGCCTCCTCGACCCTCAGAAGCTGGGACGACACTATGCGGCAGTCGGCGGGCACGTGGTCGCCGGCGTCAAGGACGACGACGTCGCCGGGGACGAGCTCCTCGGCCGGTATCTCGCGGACCTCGCCGTTGCGCAGCACCTTGGCCGTAGGAGCGGCGAGCTTCTTGAGCGCATCGAGCACCCGCTCGGCCTTCATCTCCTGCGAAAAACCGATGACGGCGTTCATCACCACTATGGCCAGTATGGCGACGGCGTCGACCCACTCGCCGAGGATGCCCGCGATGACGGCCGCGCCGATGAGCACCACTATGATGAACTCCGTGAACTGGGCGGCGAGCTTGGCCAGAGCAGACTCCTTCTTCTGCTCCACTATGGAGTTGGGGCCGTGCCCGGCAAGCCGCGCCGTCGCCTCCTGCGCCGTGAGCCCCCTCTCAAGCGAGGTCCCGAGCTCCTTGACGACATCATCGACCTTCATGCGGTACCATTCCATCGGGGATTCGAACCTCCTTTTCACAGGCGCGCGGGGAACCACAGGGGGGAAGCGCCGGGGCCCCATGCCCCTTCTTCGGAAAACCTCCCCCGGCGCAACAGGTCAAGGCTTCCCGGCCTCTTCCCCCTGCGCGCGGCGACGGGAGAGAAGATAGCACAGAGAAGGCCCTCTTTTCCATGACTTCCTATCGGACGACAGGGGCGCCGGCTTTTTCGATTGACATATCGTCCCGACGGTGGTATATATTAAAATTCCCGCGTTACGGCGGTCCTGCGGGGCTGTAGCTCAGTTGGGAGAGCGCAAGACTGGCAGTCTTGAGGTCAGGGGTTCGATCCCCCTCAGCTCCACCATCGGTCTTCAAGGGGTTGCGCAATGCCGCGCAACCCCTTTCGTATCTCCCCTCTCCCGAGGCCGCTTTCCAAAAGACCCCGCACTTTCGGCGACAACCGCCTCGACCCAAAAAACCGTTTGTGCTCCGCCGCCCCTTGATGTTAGCATAGCGGAGAGGCACCACCGCCGCGCCGGAGCCTCACCGCCTCCAAACGGGGGGAGTGCCGGCCGAGGCCGGCGGACGCTTGCAAGGCGGACGCTTACAAACAGGAGGCGACCTTGACTTTCAATGAGTTCCTGAAGGTGAAAAAAGGGATAGACCCGGCCGAGTTCGAGCTCGACGAGCTCATGGAAAACTACTACGACGAG includes these proteins:
- a CDS encoding calcium-translocating P-type ATPase, SERCA-type, whose amino-acid sequence is MEWYRMKVDDVVKELGTSLERGLTAQEATARLAGHGPNSIVEQKKESALAKLAAQFTEFIIVVLIGAAVIAGILGEWVDAVAILAIVVMNAVIGFSQEMKAERVLDALKKLAAPTAKVLRNGEVREIPAEELVPGDVVVLDAGDHVPADCRIVSSQLLRVEEAALTGESHAVEKDAAPLDGERPLAERTCCAYLGTTVVYGRGRAVVTATGMATEMGKVARMLEEVKREPTPLQRRLAEFGRLLVYAAGAICVVIFLLGVLRGDDVLEMFLTAVSLAVAAIPEGLPAVVTIVLALGVQRMVRRHALIRKLPSVETLGSASIIASDKTGTLTQNQMTVKKLYLATGVTLDVTGAGYDPTGRFVADSRQYDAASCPVLREALRAAVLCNGSELRRDEGGAWRVVGDPTEGALASMAMKGGVDRAVASEGLTPVGEIPFDSDRKMMTAVYRGREGFVAYVKGAPERMVPLCTQVMTADGPVPMTDERRAGILRANEVFAESALRVLALAVRFSAEPLDPHDPEGVEDDLVFLGLAGMMDPPRKEVYEAVEAARRAGITPIMITGDNRLTAMAVARELGILEEGDEAVTGAELDAMSDEEYGSRLARIKVYARVSPGHKLKIVKAWKERGEIIAMTGDGVNDAPALKEADIGIAMGVTGTDVTKEASDMVLTDDNFASIVAAVEEGRGIFDNIRRVVHFLISCNIGEILTILAASLTGMPFPLLPVQILWTNLVTDGLPAIGLAMEPVDRGVMERRPRRKDEGIVTASLMWVMLIQGVFMAACTLAVYAADLYWFGSPLDHARTMAFTTLVFCQKFHVFNCRSETESIFAIGPFTNGVLNVAVLVILVTQALLVYVPWLEDVFKVVPLSVSDWVIIVAASSLPLVMMEAVKFFGARGGAAARAA
- the nadA gene encoding quinolinate synthase NadA; its protein translation is MKSKEELKEELDALLSERGALMLAHNYQRDEIQEAAHVTGDSLALAQAAAESDAPVIVLCGVHFMAESAAILSPEKTVILPRMDAGCPMADMITGEELEREKRKRTGATVVAYVNTSAEVKARSDICCTSANAVRVVDSVESESVYMVPDRNLAHYISRSSKKRMEWWNGFCPTHERLKVEHVAAAREKNPDALFVCHPECNPAVVDMADHVCSTSGMYRFCRESKARSFIIGTEMGILYRLRKENPGKEFILPSDVLICPNMKLITLEDVVESLREMKNVVTVEERTRTRAMAALERMLAVPRD